The following proteins are encoded in a genomic region of Gossypium hirsutum isolate 1008001.06 chromosome D05, Gossypium_hirsutum_v2.1, whole genome shotgun sequence:
- the LOC107903599 gene encoding pentatricopeptide repeat-containing protein At1g62930, chloroplastic-like has translation MVSEAENFVDAMIKQGIEPNVVMYNTLVNGHCLRNEMDKARIVFNLMIEKGCAPDIVTYSTMINRYCKDKRLDEAMELFHEISQKGPIPDTVTYCTLMQSLFQLGKVSTACELFRKMLASGQVPDIATCLILLDGLCKTGHIEEALRLFQAMRNSGLELDIVPYNILIDGLCKVGHIEFAKELFHQLSDNGLKPSVYTYCIMINRLCKEGLPDEAYRLLGSMGDNDCLPNSCCYNVMIRGFLRNSYTSKATQLLTEMVGKGFSADIFTATLFMDLIIYSNKSILL, from the coding sequence ATGGTCTCTGAAGCTGAGAATTTTGTTGACGCAATGATAAAGCAAGGCATTGAGCCTAATGTTGTCATGTATAATACATTAGTTAATGGTCATTGCTTGCGGAATGAAATGGATAAAGCTAGAATAGTTTTCAACTTGATGATTGAGAAGGGTTGTGCACCTGATATAGTTACTTACAGCACCATGATCAATAGATATTGCAAAGATAAAAGGTTAGACGAAGCAATGGAACTCTTTCATGAAATATCTCAAAAGGGACCAATCCCCGATACTGTCACATACTGCACTCTTATGCAGAGTCTGTTTCAGTTAGGGAAAGTTTCAACTGCATGTGAACTTTTTAGAAAGATGCTTGCTTCTGGACAAGTTCCAGATATAGCGACCTGTTTGATTTTGCTGGATGGTTTATGCAAAACAGGTCATATCGAAGAGGCATTGAGACTTTTTCAAGCAATGCGAAACAGTGGGTTGGAACTTGATATTGTCCCATATAATATCCTAATTGATGGGTTGTGCAAAGTTGGGCATATCGAATTTGCCAAGGAATTATTTCATCAACTCTCAGACAACGGCTTAAAACCGAGTGTTTACACATATTGTATAATGATTAATAGACTGTGTAAAGAGGGATTGCCAGATGAAGCATACAGGTTGTTAGGGAGCATGGGAGATAATGACTGTTTGCCTAATAGCTGCTGTTATAATGTAATGATTCGGGGGTTCCTTCGCAACAGCTATACTTCAAAGGCAACACAACTTCTTACGGAAATGGTTGGTAAGGGCTTTTCTGCAGATATATTCACTGCCACCTTATTTATGGATCTTATCATATACTCTAATAAATCAATCTTGCTCTGA
- the LOC121202879 gene encoding pentatricopeptide repeat-containing protein At1g62910-like, with protein sequence MSMPVRGKGKKDHHFDNVDHALSLFNKMIEKYPKPSIVEFNKLLGAIVKMKHYAIVVSKYRQIELLGVSHDGYSMSILINCFCQLGRIDFGLSVLGKMLKLGVEPDVVIFSTLINGLCNQSKISEAVRMFDEMTEKGYQPNLIVYSTMLKGLCKTGNTGRAVRFLRLMESRGYEPDIVAYSTVIDCLCKNGLLQEALNLLSEMKVKGIRPDIITCTCLIHGMCNLGQQEEATRLLNEMADNNISLDIVTYTLLIDALCKEGMISKAVQIVDTMRKQGIEPDVVTYNT encoded by the coding sequence ATGTCCATGCCTGTTAgaggaaagggaaaaaaagacCACCACTTCGATAATGTTGATCATGCTTTGAGTTTGTTCAATAAGATGATTGAAAAGTACCCAAAGCCTTCAATTGTGgaattcaataaattattagGAGCCATTGTTAAGATGAAACATTATGCCATTGTTGTTTCTAAGTATAGACAGATCGAATTATTGGGAGTTTCCCACGATGGTTATTCTATGAGCATCTTGATTAATTGCTTTTGTCAATTAGGTCGAATTGATTTTGGGTTGTCTGTTTTGGGGAAAATGCTGAAGTTAGGTGTTGAGCCTGATGTTGTAATTTTTTCAACTTTGATTAATGGGCTTTGTAATCAAAGTAAGATTTCTGAGGCCGTTCGTATGTTCGATGAAATGACTGAAAAAGGTTATCAACCTAATTTGATTGTTTACAGTACAATGCTTAAGGGATTGTGTAAGACCGGTAATACTGGTAGAGCTGTTAGGTTTCTGAGGCTGATGGAAAGCAGAGGTTATGAACCCGATATTGTAGCATATAGCACTGTCATTGACTGCCTTTGTAAGAACGGTTTGTTACAGGAGGCTCTCAATCTCTTATCTGAAATGAAGGTTAAGGGCATTAGACCAGATATCATTACTTGCACTTGCTTAATTCATGGTATGTGTAATTTGGGCCAGCAGGAGGAGGCAACAAGGCTTTTAAATGAAATGGCTGATAACAATATTTCACTTGATATTGTCACATATACTTTATTGATTGATGCTCTTTGCAAGGAAGGAATGATTTCTAAAGCTGTACAGATCGTTGACACAATGAGAAAGCAAGGCATTGAGCCTGATGTTGTCACGTATAATACATAG